DNA from Marinagarivorans cellulosilyticus:
GCCAAAGGCAATGATGTAGACCCAAGAGCCGACCTGTACAGTTTGGGCGTTGTTTTGTTTTACCTTGCCGCCGGTTATGTTCCCTTTGAGGGCGACTCGGCGGTGGCCATTGGTATTCGCCACATTACAGAAGCCGTGCCCGAGCTGCCCCACTATGCGCGTGAGATGCAGTGGCTAATTGATAAAGCTATGGCAAAAAGCCCTGACGACCGATTTCAAAGCGGCGCTGAGTTTATCAAAGCGCTAGACGACCTAGATCTAGCCTACATTGCAGAGCAAGTCGCACAATACAATAGTGACGACACCTCTGACTTTGACACCCCCACCATGGTCAGCGAGCAACCGGTTCACCGCTATGGCGATAGCACACCCAGCGATGACGATGGCCCCGAAGATTTTACTCTTTCGTTTAAAACCGAAGAGCCACCCTCACTAAACCTTAAATGGCCTTTATATGTCGCCGGTGGTTGCGTTGCCAGCTTGGCCGCAGTGGGAATTTACCTTGTCGCCAGTTATCAACCGGCGGCCATTGAAGCTACCGCCCCCCAGGTGAAATCACCCAATGCACAAAGCAAAATAGCCCAGCTCGTATTAGGTAAACACCCCAAGCTCAGCAAAGAACAACAAGCCCAGTATGCGCAGCTAACCCATCAGGTCGAACAGGCTCACGAGGCCTACAAAAATTACGCCTCAGAAAAAAACCTACAACAGTTGGTTACAAGTTACCGCGCTATTTTAACGCTTATCCCTAACGACCAAACCGCGCAAGAAACACTCGCATTACTGGCTGACGAAGAAATAGCCAAACTGGAGCCCCAATTCAACAAAGGCGAATTTAAACAAGCCCAGCGCACACTCGCTAGCGTGCTTGAAATATTCCCTGGCCATAGCTCGCCGGCAATGGATAAAGCCCGCGCCCAAATGACACAGCGCAGCAAACTAGAAAAACTACTCGAAGATGGCCACCGCCTATATAAACGTCGCAATTACGTAGAGCCAGAACAAGATAACGCCGCCGCCGCATACCAAGCCGCGTTGGCAATAGCCCCCGAACTAAAACCGGCACACGAAGGCTTAGAACGCATTGCCAAGATGCTAGTAAAGCAAGCCGCTGGCGCCCTGCGTGAAAACAACCTTAAAGGCGCCCGCCATTACACCCATCAAGCGCTAACCATTTTACCCAACTATGTGCCAGCGCTAGAGATGGAGAGCAACCTGCTCAGCTCGGCCTCTATTGAGGAAAAAACCGAAGCTCTAATGATTCAAGCCCAACGCTACGCGAGCAAAGGCAATTATTACGCACCAGCAAACCGCAACGCCTACCAAACTTACACCGCTATACTTGCACTGGATAAACGCAACGGCCTAGCCAAAGAACGACGAGACCTACTGGCCGAACAACTGCAAAATAGCGCGCAGCAGCACATAGACGACGGCAACTACACTAAAGCACTCGCACTTGCCGATAATGCACTGGAAAACTTCCCCAAAACACAGGTTGTTCAAACCGCAGCGGCCAACATTCAAAAAGCTATTGCCCAGCACCAGTACCAACACCAACCTCGTATCGATACGATCCGGGCCTCGGGCTTACCCAAAGTACAAATCGATCGCGAACAGCCGCGCACCATTGCTGTTAACGACAAAATCTTTTTTAAGTTTGACTACCAAAATTTTGAGAACGCCAAGATTGTGCTATCGGCCAAACTCTATCGCGACGACAATAGCGAGCCTCTTGGCTCCAAACATATCTTTGTTAAAGGCCCACAGGGCGAAAACGAATTTGTTTTTGACCTTGCCCGTGGCGGTGCCCAAGCAGGGCGTTACCGCATCGAAATACTAGTGTCCGG
Protein-coding regions in this window:
- a CDS encoding protein kinase domain-containing protein; the protein is MAVEIPGYKIIKTLGKGGMATVYLAVQDIFEREVALKVMSKALTEDPTFGQRFMREAQIVSKLIHPNIVTVYDVGLSNGAYYLSMEYIDGADLKHSRKSLTFIEKIQAVKDIASALDVSGGKGYVHRDIKPENIMIESGTNRAVLMDFGIARASEADISVTQAGTAIGTPHYMSPEQAKGNDVDPRADLYSLGVVLFYLAAGYVPFEGDSAVAIGIRHITEAVPELPHYAREMQWLIDKAMAKSPDDRFQSGAEFIKALDDLDLAYIAEQVAQYNSDDTSDFDTPTMVSEQPVHRYGDSTPSDDDGPEDFTLSFKTEEPPSLNLKWPLYVAGGCVASLAAVGIYLVASYQPAAIEATAPQVKSPNAQSKIAQLVLGKHPKLSKEQQAQYAQLTHQVEQAHEAYKNYASEKNLQQLVTSYRAILTLIPNDQTAQETLALLADEEIAKLEPQFNKGEFKQAQRTLASVLEIFPGHSSPAMDKARAQMTQRSKLEKLLEDGHRLYKRRNYVEPEQDNAAAAYQAALAIAPELKPAHEGLERIAKMLVKQAAGALRENNLKGARHYTHQALTILPNYVPALEMESNLLSSASIEEKTEALMIQAQRYASKGNYYAPANRNAYQTYTAILALDKRNGLAKERRDLLAEQLQNSAQQHIDDGNYTKALALADNALENFPKTQVVQTAAANIQKAIAQHQYQHQPRIDTIRASGLPKVQIDREQPRTIAVNDKIFFKFDYQNFENAKIVLSAKLYRDDNSEPLGSKHIFVKGPQGENEFVFDLARGGAQAGRYRIEILVSGKVLNQLYFRIS